Proteins co-encoded in one Actinobacillus succinogenes 130Z genomic window:
- a CDS encoding chloride channel protein yields MQHHSSVRAGFRYILHKKLRQTHRISHKTIEFTCLLIGAALVALFSLGFAKLADLGLEWNTQWATRYPIAVWFVLPFGMAALAWFTPRYTPYVGGSGIPQVIASLSLPHGAQKSRLITFGQTLWKIPLTFLAMLIGASVGREGPSVQVGAAVMLAWGNLCRRYGMAFTGLNANELMAAGAGGGLAAAFNAPLSGVIFALEELGRGILLRWERRVLFGVFAAGVILVVIEGNNPYFPQYQGATLVNNMLLWVLLCGVICGILSGIFARLLAKGIAGVSPTFLRGWVRRHPVIVALFLGIILAALGTYTHGQTYGTGYHVVANALAGEVIQPESLGIAKLFATVSTYWTGIAGGIFTPSLTIGAGIGAHISAFTQGLIDPRLLVLLCMVSFLAGATQSPLTAGVIVMEMTGSQPILVWSLIGGLIASFVSRQIMPKPFYHFAAMRFRQRVVEESKSNSENNTATV; encoded by the coding sequence ATGCAACATCATTCTTCTGTTAGAGCCGGATTTCGTTATATTCTGCACAAAAAATTGCGTCAGACTCACCGCATTTCTCATAAAACCATCGAATTCACCTGTTTGCTGATCGGGGCAGCCCTTGTGGCGCTGTTTTCCTTAGGATTTGCTAAGCTGGCAGATTTAGGGTTGGAATGGAATACGCAATGGGCAACCCGCTACCCTATCGCCGTTTGGTTTGTATTACCGTTCGGTATGGCGGCGCTTGCCTGGTTTACCCCGCGTTATACACCTTATGTCGGAGGCAGCGGTATTCCACAGGTTATCGCTTCGCTCAGTCTGCCTCACGGTGCACAAAAAAGCCGATTGATTACTTTTGGACAAACGCTGTGGAAAATTCCGCTCACATTTTTAGCCATGCTTATCGGCGCTTCCGTCGGACGTGAAGGACCTTCCGTTCAGGTGGGCGCGGCAGTGATGTTGGCGTGGGGTAATTTATGTCGTCGTTACGGCATGGCATTCACCGGACTTAATGCCAACGAATTAATGGCTGCCGGTGCGGGCGGCGGTTTAGCCGCGGCTTTTAACGCGCCGTTGTCCGGGGTAATTTTTGCGCTGGAAGAATTAGGACGCGGCATCTTATTACGCTGGGAACGGCGCGTATTGTTCGGTGTATTTGCCGCCGGCGTCATTTTGGTCGTTATTGAAGGAAATAACCCTTACTTCCCGCAATATCAAGGAGCAACATTAGTTAACAATATGTTGTTATGGGTATTGTTGTGCGGAGTAATATGCGGGATACTCAGTGGAATTTTCGCACGCCTTTTGGCAAAAGGCATTGCAGGGGTATCTCCGACATTTTTACGCGGTTGGGTGCGCCGTCATCCGGTTATCGTGGCACTGTTTTTGGGAATAATTCTCGCCGCGCTCGGCACTTATACCCACGGACAAACCTATGGCACGGGTTATCATGTGGTTGCCAACGCTTTAGCAGGAGAAGTTATTCAACCCGAATCCCTCGGCATTGCTAAATTATTTGCCACCGTCAGCACTTACTGGACAGGTATTGCCGGTGGCATTTTCACGCCGTCTCTCACCATCGGCGCCGGAATCGGTGCACATATTTCGGCGTTTACTCAGGGATTAATCGACCCCCGCCTGTTGGTTTTACTATGCATGGTCAGCTTTTTAGCGGGCGCGACCCAATCCCCGCTGACCGCCGGTGTAATAGTTATGGAAATGACGGGTAGCCAGCCGATATTAGTCTGGTCATTAATCGGCGGTTTAATCGCCTCTTTCGTTTCCCGTCAAATTATGCCGAAACCGTTCTATCATTTTGCCGCCATGCGGTTCCGTCAACGAG